In a genomic window of Littorina saxatilis isolate snail1 linkage group LG6, US_GU_Lsax_2.0, whole genome shotgun sequence:
- the LOC138968614 gene encoding uncharacterized protein has protein sequence MPVLTSTDESVGKEERKGERQRAAAAEEDEPADEDGGEPEDPQFLNAPEPRPSPDLEDKYIVFQANLMQLFESCPRCSHPAKSFISKTVGSCIHVRQDCSKCCFFREWTSQPYIKQMPCGNLLLSSAVVLSGCSPKKILRLFYLLNVRYILESTFFWHQRHFIFSTVERKWKREQSELISQLQDEGTSLELIGDGRSDSPGHCAKYGTYTLIKQGLGKVLDIQIVQEMSSSGHQDVTWLD, from the exons ATGCCGGTTCTAACTTCTACAGATGAGAGTGTGGGGAAAGAAGAACGAAAAGGTGAACGACAGCGCGCTGCAGCTGCGGAAGAGGACGAGCCTGCTGACGAGGATGGAGGTGAACCAGAAGATCCGCAGTTCTT GAATGCCCCTGAGCCGAGACCCAGCCCCGACCTGGAAGACAAGTACATTGTCTTCCAGGCAAACTTGATGCAGCTGTTTGAGAGTTGTCCTCGATGCTCTCACCCTGCGAAGTCCTTCATATCGAAGACAGTGGGATCTTGCATCCACGTCCGACAAGACTGCTCCAAGTGCTGTTTCTTCAGAGAGTGGACCAGCCAACCGTACATAAAGCAGATGCCCTGCGGGAACCTGCTCCTGTCATCAGCTGTTGTGCTCTCTGGCTGCAGCCCGAAAAAAATTCTCCGGCTGTTTTACCTGCTCAATGTGCGTTACATTTTGGAGAGCACGTTCTTCTGGCATCAGCGGCACTTCATTTTTTCTACAGTGGAAAGAAAATGGAAACGGGAGCAGTCAGAGCTCATTTCGCAGCTTCAGGACGAGGGAACAAGTCTAGAGCTGATTGGTGATGGGCGGTCAGATAGCCCAGGACACTGTGCCAAATATGGCACATACACTCTCATCAAACAGGGACTGGGGAAAGTCCTGGATATACAGATTGTGCAG GAGATGTCATCCAGTGGCCACCAAGATGTGACCTGGCTCGATTAG